One genomic segment of Pseudonocardia sp. T1-2H includes these proteins:
- the narI gene encoding respiratory nitrate reductase subunit gamma: MNWQDVLLWAVLPYVMVVVLVGGTIWRYRYDKFGWTTRSSELHESRLLRVGSPLFHFGLLVVIIGHVIGLIIPKSWTDAAGLSQQAYHVQALLLGGIAGFCTLAGVAILIYRRRTTGPVFMATTRNDKLMYVVLVAAIVAGLATTLLGAAGGEEHNYRLTVAPWFRSLFVLQPDIASMAGAGLAFQLHTLIGLLLFTIWPFTRLVHAFTAPLGYLFRPYIVYRSRRGGPAARPARRGWERI; this comes from the coding sequence ATGAACTGGCAGGACGTGCTGCTGTGGGCCGTGCTGCCCTACGTCATGGTCGTCGTGCTCGTCGGCGGCACCATCTGGCGTTACCGCTACGACAAGTTCGGCTGGACCACCCGCTCATCAGAGCTGCACGAGTCACGGCTGCTACGCGTCGGCAGCCCCCTGTTCCACTTCGGGCTCCTCGTCGTGATCATCGGGCACGTGATCGGACTGATCATCCCGAAAAGCTGGACCGACGCGGCCGGGCTGAGCCAGCAGGCCTACCACGTACAGGCCCTGCTGCTCGGCGGCATCGCCGGGTTCTGCACCCTGGCGGGGGTCGCGATCCTGATCTACCGGCGGCGGACCACCGGTCCGGTCTTCATGGCCACCACGCGCAACGACAAACTGATGTACGTCGTGCTCGTCGCAGCCATCGTCGCCGGGTTGGCGACCACCCTGCTCGGCGCGGCCGGCGGCGAGGAGCACAACTACCGGCTGACGGTCGCGCCGTGGTTCCGGTCGCTGTTCGTGCTTCAACCCGACATCGCGAGCATGGCCGGGGCCGGGCTGGCGTTCCAGCTGCACACCCTCATCGGCCTGCTGCTGTTCACGATCTGGCCGTTCACCCGGCTGGTCCACGCATTCACCGCGCCGCTGGGCTACCTGTTCCGGCCCTACATCGTCTACCGATCACGGCGGGGCGGACCGGCCGCGCGCCCGGCACGCCGCGGTTGGGAACGGATCTGA
- a CDS encoding nitrate reductase subunit alpha: MALDAGTGNGRACPKGGTDGPAADALLRTGRFFTRRETSDDLRAVFREGGREGDAFYRDRWSHDKVVRSTHGVNCTGSCSWKVYVKDGIITWETQQTDYPSVGPDSPEYEPRGCPRGAAFSWYTYSPTRLRYPYARGVLVEMYREARARLGDPVAAWAEVTGDADKRRRYQSARGKGGHVRVSWDEAVEIVAAAHVHTIKTYGPDRIAGFSPIPAMSMVSHAAGSRFIELIGGAMTSFYDWYADLPVASPQVFGDQTDVPESGDWWNATYLLMWGSNVPVTRTPDAHWMAEARYKGQKVVVVSPDYADNTKFADTWLPAQPGTDGALAMAMGHVMLKEFFVDRRVPFFVDYVQRFTDLPFLVTLEERDGGHVPGKFLTAADLGDTGEGAAWKTVLLDGRTGEPVVPNGSLGFRYTESGAGRWNLDLGDVAPQLTVLGGETAEVLLPRFDALDGTGGVLRRGVPVRRIGGRLVTTVFDLMLAQYGVRRDGMPGIWPAGYDDPAEPYTPAWQEPITSVPAEQVVRIAREMAANAEESHGRTMIIMGAGICQWFHGDATYRAVLALLILTGSMGRNGGGWAHYVGQEKCRPVTGWATMAGATDWQRPPRQMIGTAYWYTHTDQWRYDGYRADALTSPLAQGRLAGMHTMDTIALSARLGWMPSYPQFDRNPLDVTDEAAAAGQEVPAYVASQLRDRKLSFAIEDPDAPENWPRCLTLWRANLLGSSAKGDEYFLKHLLGTHNNLLAEQTPAERRPRDVTWRDGDPPEGKLDLLLSLDFRMTSSTLLSDVVLPAATWYEKHDLNTTDMHPFVHAFNPAIDPPFESRTDFDAFGAIARRFSELARTHLGVRRDVVAVPLQHDTPGETAQPGGRVLDWRAGEVEPVPGRTMPNFVVVERDYPAVADKMAAVGPLLDRLGMTTKGITYQPDEEIAYLAAKNGVMLGGAGDGRPAIDTDAKMAEAILALSATTNGRLAVQGFRELERRTGTKLADLAEGSEERRISFADTQARPVPVITSPEWSGSETGGRRYAPFTVNVERLKPWHTLTGRMHFLLDHDWMHEMGETLPIYRVPLDMHRLFGEPRLGELGTEGASVTVRYLTPHSKWSIHSEYQDNLLMLSLSRGGPTVWMSEADATAIGVRDNDWIEAVNRNGVLVARAIVTHRMPVGTVFVYHAQERVVNVPKSEATGRRGGIHNSLTRILVKPTHLVGGYAQLSFAFNYLGPAGNQRDEVTVVRRRTSQKVEY; the protein is encoded by the coding sequence ATGGCTCTGGACGCGGGCACAGGCAATGGGCGGGCGTGCCCCAAGGGCGGAACGGACGGACCTGCGGCCGATGCGCTGCTGCGGACCGGGCGGTTCTTCACCCGCCGGGAGACCTCGGACGATCTGCGGGCGGTGTTCCGCGAGGGCGGCCGGGAGGGCGACGCCTTCTACCGGGACCGCTGGAGCCACGACAAGGTGGTGCGCTCCACGCACGGGGTGAACTGCACCGGCTCGTGCTCGTGGAAGGTCTACGTCAAGGACGGGATCATCACCTGGGAGACCCAGCAGACCGACTACCCCTCGGTCGGGCCGGATTCCCCGGAGTACGAGCCGCGCGGCTGCCCGCGCGGGGCGGCGTTCTCCTGGTACACCTACTCCCCCACCCGGCTGCGCTACCCCTACGCCCGCGGGGTGCTCGTCGAGATGTACCGCGAGGCGAGGGCTCGGCTCGGCGATCCGGTGGCCGCGTGGGCCGAGGTCACCGGCGATGCGGACAAGCGCCGGCGCTACCAGTCCGCGCGCGGCAAGGGCGGGCACGTGCGGGTGTCCTGGGACGAGGCCGTGGAGATCGTGGCGGCCGCACACGTGCACACGATCAAGACCTACGGCCCGGACCGGATCGCGGGCTTCTCCCCGATCCCGGCCATGTCGATGGTCAGCCACGCGGCGGGCTCGCGGTTCATCGAGCTGATCGGCGGGGCGATGACCTCGTTCTACGACTGGTACGCCGACCTGCCCGTCGCGTCGCCGCAGGTGTTCGGCGACCAGACCGACGTCCCGGAGTCCGGGGACTGGTGGAACGCCACCTACCTACTGATGTGGGGCTCCAACGTGCCGGTCACCCGCACCCCGGACGCGCATTGGATGGCCGAGGCCCGCTACAAGGGACAGAAGGTCGTCGTCGTCTCGCCGGATTACGCCGACAACACCAAGTTCGCCGACACCTGGCTGCCCGCGCAGCCGGGCACCGATGGGGCGCTGGCGATGGCGATGGGTCACGTCATGCTCAAGGAGTTCTTCGTCGACCGGCGGGTGCCGTTCTTCGTCGACTACGTGCAGCGCTTCACCGACCTGCCGTTCCTCGTGACGCTCGAGGAACGCGACGGCGGGCACGTGCCCGGGAAGTTCCTCACCGCCGCCGATCTCGGCGACACCGGTGAGGGCGCGGCCTGGAAGACCGTGCTGCTCGACGGGCGCACCGGCGAGCCGGTCGTGCCGAACGGCTCACTGGGCTTCCGCTACACCGAGTCCGGCGCCGGGCGGTGGAACCTCGACCTGGGTGACGTCGCCCCGCAGCTCACCGTGCTCGGCGGCGAGACCGCGGAGGTGCTGCTGCCCCGCTTCGACGCGCTCGACGGCACCGGCGGGGTGCTGCGCCGCGGTGTGCCGGTGCGCCGGATCGGCGGGCGGCTGGTCACCACGGTGTTCGACCTGATGCTCGCCCAGTACGGTGTGCGCCGCGACGGAATGCCCGGGATATGGCCCGCCGGCTACGACGACCCGGCCGAGCCGTACACGCCGGCCTGGCAGGAGCCGATCACGTCGGTGCCCGCCGAGCAGGTCGTGCGTATCGCCCGGGAGATGGCCGCCAACGCCGAGGAGTCGCACGGCCGCACCATGATCATCATGGGGGCGGGGATCTGCCAGTGGTTCCACGGTGACGCCACCTACCGCGCGGTGCTGGCGCTGCTGATTCTGACCGGGTCGATGGGGCGCAACGGCGGCGGCTGGGCGCATTACGTGGGCCAGGAGAAGTGCCGCCCGGTCACCGGCTGGGCGACCATGGCGGGGGCGACGGACTGGCAGCGGCCGCCGCGGCAGATGATCGGCACGGCGTACTGGTACACCCACACCGACCAGTGGCGCTACGACGGCTACCGCGCCGACGCACTCACCTCCCCGCTGGCGCAGGGCCGGCTGGCAGGAATGCACACGATGGACACCATCGCGCTGTCCGCGCGGCTGGGCTGGATGCCCTCCTATCCGCAGTTCGACCGCAACCCGCTCGACGTCACCGACGAGGCCGCCGCCGCGGGCCAGGAGGTCCCGGCCTATGTCGCTTCGCAGCTGCGGGACAGGAAGCTGAGCTTCGCGATCGAGGACCCCGACGCGCCGGAGAACTGGCCGCGGTGTCTCACCCTGTGGCGGGCCAACCTGCTCGGCTCCTCGGCGAAGGGCGACGAGTACTTCCTCAAGCACCTGCTCGGCACCCACAACAATCTGTTGGCCGAGCAGACCCCCGCCGAGCGGCGGCCCCGCGACGTCACCTGGCGCGACGGTGACCCGCCCGAGGGCAAGCTCGACCTGCTGCTGTCGCTGGATTTCCGGATGACGAGCTCCACGCTGCTCTCCGACGTCGTGCTGCCCGCAGCGACCTGGTACGAGAAGCACGACCTGAACACCACCGACATGCACCCGTTCGTGCACGCGTTCAACCCGGCGATCGACCCGCCGTTCGAGTCGCGCACCGACTTCGACGCCTTCGGAGCCATCGCGCGGCGGTTCAGCGAGCTCGCCCGCACCCACCTCGGGGTGCGCCGCGACGTCGTCGCCGTGCCGCTGCAGCACGACACCCCGGGCGAGACCGCGCAGCCCGGCGGCCGGGTCCTGGACTGGCGCGCCGGTGAGGTCGAACCGGTCCCCGGTCGCACGATGCCGAACTTCGTCGTCGTCGAGCGCGACTACCCGGCCGTCGCCGACAAGATGGCCGCCGTCGGACCGCTGCTCGACCGGCTCGGGATGACGACGAAGGGGATCACCTACCAGCCGGACGAGGAGATCGCCTACCTGGCGGCGAAGAACGGCGTGATGCTCGGCGGCGCCGGGGACGGCCGCCCGGCGATCGACACCGACGCCAAGATGGCCGAGGCGATCCTCGCGCTGTCCGCGACGACGAACGGCCGGCTCGCCGTGCAGGGCTTCCGGGAGCTGGAGCGGCGCACCGGCACGAAGCTGGCCGACCTGGCCGAGGGCAGCGAGGAGCGCCGCATCTCCTTCGCCGACACCCAGGCCCGGCCGGTCCCGGTGATCACCAGCCCGGAGTGGTCGGGCAGCGAGACCGGCGGGCGCCGCTACGCCCCGTTCACGGTGAACGTCGAGCGGTTGAAGCCGTGGCACACCCTGACCGGGCGGATGCACTTCCTGCTCGACCACGACTGGATGCACGAGATGGGCGAGACGCTGCCGATCTACCGCGTGCCGCTGGACATGCACCGGCTGTTCGGCGAACCACGACTCGGCGAGCTGGGCACGGAGGGCGCCTCGGTGACGGTGCGCTACCTGACGCCGCACTCGAAGTGGTCGATCCACTCGGAGTACCAGGACAACCTGTTGATGTTGTCGCTCTCGCGCGGCGGTCCCACGGTGTGGATGAGCGAGGCCGACGCCACCGCGATCGGGGTCCGGGACAACGACTGGATCGAGGCGGTGAACCGCAACGGTGTGCTGGTCGCGCGGGCGATCGTCACCCACCGCATGCCGGTCGGGACGGTGTTCGTCTACCACGCGCAGGAGCGGGTGGTGAACGTGCCGAAGTCCGAGGCGACCGGGCGCCGCGGCGGCATCCATAACTCGCTGACCCGCATCCTGGTCAAGCCGACCCATCTCGTCGGGGGCTACGCCCAGCTGTCCTTCGCGTTCAACTACCTCGGGCCCGCCGGGAACCAGCGCGACGAGGTGACGGTCGTCCGGCGCCGTACGAGCCAGAAGGTCGAGTACTGA
- a CDS encoding integrase core domain-containing protein, which translates to MRAPRANAIAERFVGSIRRELLDQILVINQRHVCGALSEYEDHFNRHRPHRALVPLRPLPERRQDDTTRVRGLDRLGGLLHVYQQVA; encoded by the coding sequence GTGCGAGCACCACGGGCGAACGCCATCGCCGAACGGTTCGTCGGCAGCATCCGCCGCGAACTCCTCGACCAGATCCTCGTCATCAACCAACGCCACGTGTGCGGGGCGCTGTCCGAGTATGAGGACCACTTCAACCGCCATCGCCCACACCGCGCGCTGGTTCCCCTACGCCCGCTCCCAGAACGACGCCAGGACGACACCACGCGCGTCCGAGGACTTGACCGGCTCGGCGGCCTCCTCCACGTATATCAGCAGGTCGCATGA
- a CDS encoding aldehyde dehydrogenase family protein, protein MKYFPPEQSGSIVEVAPRYENFIGGKWLTPTGGNYRVDLSPADGRPITEVAQSTPADVELALDAAYAAKDAWGAASATERAEVLNAIADAIEANKEMLAVAESWDNGKPVRETLGADVPLLADHFRYFAAAARAEEGRSTEIDKELVAYHFREPLGVVGQIIPFNFPLLMAGWKLAPALAAGNCSVLKPASPTPWSILKLAEVIEDVVPPGVINIINGPGAEIGKALAANRRIAKVSFTGETVTGRLIMQYAAQNLIPSTVELGGKSPNIFFADVMDHDDAFLDKAVEGFVLFAFNKGEVCTAPSRALVHRDIYDEFMVRALARIASIRQGNPLDTDTQLGAQVSTQQIDKISSYVDIGRNEGAEVLIGGQRADVDPDLAGGNYFQPTVLKGDNKMRVFQEEIFGPVLAVTTFTDDADALAIANDTLYGLGAGVWTRNGTRAYKMGRGIKAGRVWTNCYHQYPAGAAFGGYKISGVGRENHAMMLDHYSQTKNLLVSYSDSPLGLF, encoded by the coding sequence ATGAAATATTTCCCACCCGAGCAGTCGGGCAGCATCGTCGAGGTCGCGCCACGGTACGAGAACTTCATCGGCGGTAAGTGGTTGACACCGACCGGCGGGAACTACCGGGTCGACCTGAGCCCGGCCGACGGCCGTCCCATCACCGAGGTCGCGCAGTCCACCCCGGCCGACGTCGAGCTGGCTTTGGACGCCGCGTACGCGGCGAAGGACGCGTGGGGCGCGGCCTCAGCCACCGAGCGCGCAGAGGTGCTCAACGCCATCGCCGACGCGATCGAGGCGAACAAGGAGATGCTGGCCGTCGCCGAGAGCTGGGACAACGGCAAACCGGTCCGCGAGACCCTGGGCGCCGATGTACCACTGCTCGCGGACCATTTCCGCTACTTCGCCGCGGCCGCCCGCGCCGAGGAGGGTCGCTCGACCGAGATCGACAAGGAGCTCGTCGCCTACCACTTCCGTGAGCCGCTCGGGGTCGTCGGCCAGATCATCCCGTTCAACTTCCCGCTCCTGATGGCCGGCTGGAAGCTCGCTCCCGCACTGGCCGCCGGGAACTGCTCGGTGCTCAAGCCGGCCTCGCCGACACCCTGGTCGATACTCAAGCTCGCTGAGGTGATCGAGGACGTCGTCCCACCGGGCGTCATCAACATCATCAACGGTCCAGGCGCCGAGATCGGCAAGGCGCTCGCCGCCAACCGCCGCATCGCGAAGGTTTCCTTCACCGGCGAGACGGTGACGGGGCGGCTGATCATGCAGTACGCGGCGCAGAACCTCATCCCCTCCACCGTCGAGCTCGGCGGCAAGAGCCCCAACATCTTCTTCGCCGACGTCATGGACCACGACGACGCCTTCCTGGACAAGGCGGTCGAAGGATTCGTGCTCTTCGCGTTCAACAAGGGCGAGGTCTGCACCGCCCCGTCGCGGGCGCTGGTCCACCGCGACATTTACGACGAGTTCATGGTCCGCGCGCTGGCCCGGATCGCTTCCATCAGGCAGGGCAATCCGCTGGACACCGACACCCAGCTCGGCGCGCAGGTCTCCACTCAGCAGATCGACAAGATCAGCTCATATGTCGACATCGGCCGCAACGAGGGCGCCGAGGTGCTGATCGGCGGGCAGCGTGCGGACGTCGACCCCGATCTCGCCGGCGGCAACTACTTCCAGCCGACGGTGCTCAAGGGCGACAACAAGATGCGGGTGTTCCAGGAGGAGATCTTCGGCCCGGTCCTCGCGGTCACCACGTTCACCGACGACGCCGACGCGCTGGCTATCGCTAACGACACGCTCTATGGCCTCGGCGCCGGAGTGTGGACGCGCAACGGCACCCGCGCCTACAAGATGGGCCGGGGCATCAAAGCCGGCCGGGTGTGGACGAACTGCTACCACCAGTATCCCGCGGGTGCGGCGTTCGGCGGTTACAAGATCTCCGGGGTCGGCCGGGAGAACCACGCGATGATGCTCGACCACTACAGCCAGACGAAGAACCTGCTGGTCAGCTACAGCGACAGTCCGCTCGGTCTGTTCTGA
- the narH gene encoding nitrate reductase subunit beta produces MRVMAQMGMVMNLDKCIGCHTCSVTCKQAWTNRSGVEYVWFNNVETRPGQGYPRRYQDQERWKGGWVRNRRGRLQLKAGGRFRKLLTIFANPVLPNIRDYYEPWTYDYANLTDAPLGDDFPVAQPKSLLSGEPMAIEWSANWDDDLGGAPEHGPRDPIVERLRAESQEKVKFSYEQAFMFFLPRICEHCLNPSCVASCPSGAMYKRAEDGIVLVDQDRCRGWRMCVTGCPYKKVYFNHRTGKAEKCTFCYPRVEVGLPTVCSETCVGRLRYIGLFLYDADRVTAAASVENEQDLYEAQLDLLLDPTDPAVLDHARRDGIAEDWLEAARRSPVYRLAKTYRVALPLHPEFRTMPMVWYIPPLSPVVDRLAETGHDGEDAANLFGAIDALRIPIGYLAELFTAGDPAPVRGVLQKLAAMRSYMRDVTLDRPHNESIATAVGMTGGEIIEMYRLLAIAKYEERYVIPTAYSGEAHQLEELGCSLDVDGGPGMIGSGPFGEASGRATPVSVETFHALRDRQTSDHIADPGERGARINLLNWDGKGRPPGLFPPPRQTPPGPGDLTAGGAAAARTAELGEDGR; encoded by the coding sequence ATGCGCGTGATGGCCCAGATGGGCATGGTCATGAACCTCGACAAATGCATCGGGTGCCACACCTGCTCGGTGACCTGCAAGCAGGCGTGGACCAACCGCAGCGGCGTCGAGTACGTCTGGTTCAACAATGTCGAGACCCGCCCCGGACAGGGCTACCCGCGCCGCTACCAGGACCAGGAGAGGTGGAAGGGCGGCTGGGTGCGCAACCGCCGCGGCCGGCTACAGCTCAAGGCCGGCGGCCGGTTCAGGAAGCTGCTCACGATCTTCGCGAACCCGGTGTTGCCCAACATCCGCGACTACTACGAACCCTGGACCTACGACTACGCGAACCTCACCGACGCCCCGCTGGGCGACGACTTCCCCGTCGCGCAGCCGAAGTCGCTGCTCTCCGGTGAGCCGATGGCCATCGAGTGGAGCGCCAACTGGGACGACGACCTCGGCGGCGCCCCCGAACACGGCCCGCGCGACCCCATCGTGGAGCGGCTGCGCGCCGAGTCGCAGGAGAAGGTCAAGTTCTCCTACGAGCAGGCCTTCATGTTCTTCCTGCCGCGCATCTGCGAGCACTGCCTCAACCCGTCCTGCGTGGCGTCGTGCCCGTCCGGGGCGATGTACAAGCGCGCCGAGGACGGCATCGTGCTGGTCGACCAGGACCGGTGCCGGGGCTGGCGGATGTGCGTCACCGGCTGCCCGTACAAGAAGGTCTACTTCAACCACCGCACCGGCAAGGCCGAGAAGTGCACGTTCTGCTACCCCCGGGTCGAGGTCGGGCTGCCCACCGTGTGCAGCGAGACCTGCGTGGGCCGGCTGCGCTACATCGGACTGTTCCTCTACGACGCCGACCGGGTCACCGCGGCGGCCTCGGTCGAGAACGAGCAGGACCTCTACGAGGCCCAGCTCGACCTGCTGCTCGACCCGACCGACCCCGCGGTGCTCGATCACGCCCGCCGCGACGGCATCGCCGAGGACTGGCTGGAGGCCGCCCGCCGCTCCCCGGTGTACCGGCTGGCCAAGACCTACCGGGTGGCGCTGCCGCTGCACCCGGAGTTCCGCACGATGCCGATGGTCTGGTACATCCCGCCGCTGTCCCCGGTCGTCGACCGGCTCGCCGAGACCGGCCACGACGGCGAGGACGCCGCCAACCTTTTCGGCGCCATCGACGCGCTGCGCATCCCGATCGGGTACCTCGCCGAGCTGTTCACCGCGGGCGACCCCGCGCCGGTGCGCGGCGTACTGCAGAAGCTGGCCGCGATGCGCTCCTACATGCGTGACGTGACGCTGGACCGGCCCCACAACGAGTCGATCGCGACGGCAGTCGGGATGACCGGCGGCGAGATCATCGAGATGTACCGGCTGCTGGCGATCGCCAAATATGAGGAGCGCTACGTCATCCCGACCGCCTACTCCGGCGAGGCCCACCAGCTCGAGGAGCTCGGCTGCAGCCTCGACGTCGACGGCGGTCCGGGCATGATCGGCAGCGGCCCGTTCGGCGAGGCCTCCGGTCGCGCGACCCCGGTGTCGGTGGAGACGTTCCACGCGCTGCGCGACCGGCAGACCAGCGACCACATCGCCGACCCGGGCGAGCGGGGCGCCCGGATCAACCTGCTGAACTGGGACGGTAAGGGCCGCCCTCCGGGGCTGTTCCCGCCGCCGCGGCAGACACCACCGGGCCCCGGAGACCTCACTGCAGGCGGCGCCGCGGCGGCGCGGACGGCCGAGCTCGGCGAGGACGGGCGATGA
- a CDS encoding MFS transporter, whose product MTRRAAKGTTPATGPSAASPRPAMMLTLATIGFAVTFWAWALLSPLSATLREQLSLTSFQQSLLVAVPVIVGSLGRIPAGALTDRLGARRMFPVVALLTVLPVLYLGHLASSFAGYLVGGFFLGLGGTTFAIGIPFVNSWYPPQRRGLALGIFGAGMGGTAISAFTTVQLTKAIGPIFPFDLVAAALVVYAVVAYLLLRDRPDRPVAAGSMLTRLATTLRMPVTLQLSFLYAVAFGGFVAFSVYLPTYLTTAYHLERSDAALRTAGFVVLAVAMRPIGGWLSDRFKPIAVLLSAYGAAALLALMAAFEFPLVPVGTGAFLGLAAALGAGTGAVFALLARLVAPEQVGAVTGVVGAAGGLGGFFPRWSWVWSTVPWATTWSGSCCSLRPRPRQASSPQP is encoded by the coding sequence GTGACCAGACGGGCCGCGAAGGGGACAACACCGGCCACCGGGCCGTCGGCGGCGTCACCGCGACCGGCGATGATGCTCACGCTGGCCACCATCGGCTTCGCGGTGACGTTCTGGGCCTGGGCGCTGCTGTCGCCGCTGAGCGCGACCCTGCGCGAGCAGCTGTCGCTCACCTCGTTCCAGCAGTCACTGCTGGTCGCGGTACCGGTCATCGTCGGCTCGCTCGGCCGGATCCCGGCCGGCGCGCTCACCGACCGGCTGGGCGCACGCCGCATGTTCCCGGTCGTTGCCCTGCTGACAGTGCTGCCGGTGCTTTACCTCGGTCACCTCGCAAGCTCGTTCGCCGGCTACCTGGTCGGTGGCTTCTTCCTCGGCCTGGGCGGCACCACATTCGCCATCGGCATCCCGTTCGTGAACTCGTGGTACCCCCCGCAACGGCGCGGCCTCGCGCTGGGCATCTTCGGCGCCGGCATGGGCGGTACCGCGATCTCGGCCTTCACCACCGTGCAGCTGACCAAGGCGATCGGCCCCATCTTCCCGTTCGACCTGGTCGCTGCGGCGCTCGTGGTGTACGCCGTGGTCGCCTACCTGCTGCTGCGCGACCGGCCGGACCGGCCCGTCGCCGCCGGGAGCATGCTGACCCGGCTCGCGACAACGCTGCGTATGCCGGTGACGCTGCAGCTGTCGTTCCTGTACGCCGTCGCGTTCGGCGGCTTCGTGGCGTTCAGCGTGTACCTGCCCACCTACCTCACCACCGCCTACCATCTCGAGCGCAGCGACGCGGCGCTGCGGACCGCCGGGTTCGTGGTGCTCGCCGTCGCCATGCGGCCCATCGGGGGTTGGCTGTCCGACCGGTTCAAGCCGATCGCGGTTCTGCTCAGCGCCTACGGCGCGGCCGCGTTGCTGGCCCTGATGGCGGCGTTCGAGTTCCCGCTGGTCCCAGTCGGCACGGGGGCCTTCCTCGGGCTTGCCGCGGCCCTGGGCGCCGGCACCGGGGCGGTCTTCGCACTCCTCGCCCGGCTGGTCGCACCCGAACAGGTCGGGGCCGTGACCGGAGTGGTCGGCGCCGCCGGCGGGCTCGGAGGCTTCTTCCCCCGCTGGTCATGGGTTTGGTCTACGGTGCCCTGGGCAACTACATGGTCGGGTTCCTGCTGCTCGCTGCGACCGCGGCCGCGGCAGGCGTCTTCACCGCAACCGTAG
- the narJ gene encoding nitrate reductase molybdenum cofactor assembly chaperone, translating into MNGYGERARAAVLQAASVCLQYPDDAVLATLPVVRDAVGALPEGRPRERLGAFLDSAAATPPGELAQHYVGVFDTRRRCCLYLTWWTDGETRRRGGALAALKARYRAAGVELDSSELPDFLPVVLEFAATADLADGLQLLQEHRAGVELLRLALLDVPTPYAAPVEAVCALLPGPSPADVAAAKALARSGPPREQVGLELPPFALRPTASGPPGEHR; encoded by the coding sequence ATGAACGGTTACGGCGAACGGGCCCGGGCGGCGGTGCTGCAGGCGGCCTCGGTGTGTCTGCAGTACCCCGACGATGCCGTGCTGGCGACACTGCCGGTCGTCCGGGACGCGGTCGGCGCCTTACCCGAGGGCAGACCGCGGGAGCGACTGGGCGCCTTCCTCGACTCCGCCGCGGCCACCCCACCCGGCGAGCTGGCTCAGCACTATGTCGGCGTCTTCGACACCCGGCGGCGGTGCTGCTTATACCTGACCTGGTGGACCGACGGCGAGACCCGGCGCCGCGGCGGTGCGCTCGCCGCGCTCAAGGCCCGCTACCGGGCCGCCGGGGTCGAGCTGGACAGCAGCGAGCTGCCCGACTTCCTGCCGGTGGTGCTCGAATTCGCCGCCACCGCCGATCTCGCCGACGGGCTCCAACTACTGCAGGAGCACCGGGCCGGTGTCGAGCTGCTGCGGCTTGCCCTGCTCGATGTGCCCACGCCGTACGCCGCGCCCGTCGAGGCGGTCTGCGCGCTGCTACCGGGGCCCTCCCCGGCCGACGTCGCCGCGGCCAAGGCACTCGCGCGCAGCGGACCACCGCGGGAGCAGGTCGGGCTCGAACTCCCGCCGTTCGCACTGCGACCCACGGCATCGGGACCGCCGGGAGAACACCGATGA